CACTAGAACTTTGCTTCCAATATATATGCTTAGCTTCTTCAGCTTGCCCAGCCTGATCAGCTCCGCTACCTGACAATTGTACTTGCCTGTAGATCCACCAATGACAAACCCTTTCAGCACTTGGAGTTCAGTAAGCAAACCAATGCCCCTTGGCATGCCCTCCAAAAGGTAGCATTCTGAAACGTCCAGGTGGGTCAGCATCTGAAGAGACGTGATGCTCTCAGTAAGCCTCTCAAGGTTATGACAAGCATGGAGATCCAAGATCCTGAGATTTGAGAGTGCGCCGATTGAAGCAGGAAGCTCTGTGATACGGGAGATACCCCGCAGACAAAGATATTTCAATTGTTTGCATGACTGCAACCCTTCCAAATATTCCGTGCTGTCAACCTCAATATGGTGTCGGTACAAGTTATGCCACCGACCTAGTTGGAGAACTTCGATCTTCCTCAAATCCAAGAACCAATTCTTGTCGAACTGGAGGTATTGCTCGCTCACATTGAATATTGCAAGAAGGTAATCTGGATTGGACTGATTTCTGAGTGATGCCGTTTCTGTTGCCTGAATATGTTCTCCAACTAGACAAGCACGGCGAGTACCTGAAAAGCCCCATGTTGCACTGCCATCGGAATCAAATTCAAAAAATCGTTCTTGCCTTGCAACGGTAATCAACATACGCCGAATCCAAGGATGCAACTTGCATTGGTTCACACTACAGTTACGTTTATGGCGTACATGTTCAATCATCTCTGCAGTGATCAACTTCTCAAAGCACTCCTTCCCAATATCTTCAGCTGTCTGACTTCTTGTGGCTTCTACTAACCCTTCACCAATCCACCAATGGATCATGGCCCTCTTGCTAATAATGGAATTTTCTGGGAATACAGAGAAGCATAACAAGCACAGCTTCAGCTGAAGGTCAAGATTATAATAGCTGAGCTGCAAGCTAGATATCGTGGAGCTCTCAAGGATTTTCCTCTCAATCTCCAATTTTTTCCATTGCTCTGAAGCATTTGCGGACAGCAATTTCGATGGTAAAGATGATGATAACAACACAGGAGCTGCTGACTTGATCAAAGGAACATGGAGAGGAAATTTCAAGCGGTCTTTTAAGTTGGACATTTCAGTGTTCACGATCTGAAGCTTAGAATGTACAAATTGCTGCTGGGTATCTTCTTCTATGATGTCATCTAAATGCCGAGCTATTCCTCCAAAGTCATTGATAATCTCACTTTCCCATCTAGACACCCGCTTTAGTACATCTTCCATGTCACGTGCTTCTCTCTCGATATTTTCAAACAGAAGTTTGATCTCTGAAGGTAAACTATCCCCATCCAGTGTCAACGAATGAACTCGTGCTTTCGATAACTGCATGAGAAAGGGGGACACAACTTCCTCCAAAGTCCTTTCGTGTGACATCTTTTTTGGTCAATGAACTGAAACTCTGAAGAGAAACAGACATAAGAATTAACGACAGACACGCACAGATATGATGTTTCAATAGTGCTTATAGTCACAAACATAGCAAACTGTGTTCTCCGGCCGATGATCTACGGTGTTTCTTTGAAACCAAATGACAGCTCCCCTGTCACTTcatgaaaagaaaaaaaaaccgtAGGGCAAAAGGAGAAAATTATACTGACACTCTGTTCGTAAGACAAGTGCATTGTAGCCAGCTTGtatatcatactccctccatcccataatataagaacgtttttgacactacactagtgtcaaaaacgttcttatattatgggacggagggagtagcattcTCTGCTCTGCTGCCTTTACTTTGGTGGTTCGGTAAGATCAAAAAACACAATGAAGTTTTCCAGGAATTAATTTGACATAGGGCGCCGCTAACTTGGTTCAATGAATTGATTAATCAGGTGTAGTCTCAGGCGAAATGAATCAAAATGCCCAAGTGTCGCTCGGATCTTCAAATCAGATGtgatttgattttatttatttctgGAATAAGAAAACTAGATGTGAAAGTTTGCGGTGTACTAACTTGCTAATTGCAATTCAGAAGAAAAACATACTACGTACTTGCTTACTAAAGAGCATGGATGCCATCACTGAACCGGATTCGCTAGGGCACATTTTTTTGATCAAAAGTGGTTTCCCCATTTTTATTGTAAACGGGGCACACAGCCCAGGCCGACAGTTTTTCGCTAGGGCACATCTATCCAGTTCGTAAAAACATGCCAGGCCATGGAGCATAGCGAGCGTCTACTCCGTCACTAGGCAACCGTGAAACAGTATTAGGAATAGAAATTTGAACTCTAGATGCGGAGCTCTTACTCTTTCCGCTACAACAGGTAAAGGGGAATAAAAGGGGGAAATCCAGGCCGGCGAAGAAAAGGGAAATTACCCGAAAATACAGAAGGCGGCGGCGGTAGTCAGTCGATACCTCGTGTCTTTACAGCGCCGCCAGTCTCAGGTCCTGTATATTTTCACGAGCTCGGCGAGACGATGATCCTGCTCTGCTCTGCATCTGTATTGCTCTTCGCGGAGACAACGGGGCAAAGCTGAGATTTAGGTCACTTCGTTTTTTAGTCGCTAGTTTGCTGCTTGGTATAAAAAACTGATATTTAAGATATTTGGATCCAAAAAATATGCTCCAGCA
The Aegilops tauschii subsp. strangulata cultivar AL8/78 chromosome 3, Aet v6.0, whole genome shotgun sequence genome window above contains:
- the LOC109779823 gene encoding disease resistance RPP13-like protein 4, producing the protein MSHERTLEEVVSPFLMQLSKARVHSLTLDGDSLPSEIKLLFENIEREARDMEDVLKRVSRWESEIINDFGGIARHLDDIIEEDTQQQFVHSKLQIVNTEMSNLKDRLKFPLHVPLIKSAAPVLLSSSLPSKLLSANASEQWKKLEIERKILESSTISSLQLSYYNLDLQLKLCLLCFSVFPENSIISKRAMIHWWIGEGLVEATRSQTAEDIGKECFEKLITAEMIEHVRHKRNCSVNQCKLHPWIRRMLITVARQERFFEFDSDGSATWGFSGTRRACLVGEHIQATETASLRNQSNPDYLLAIFNVSEQYLQFDKNWFLDLRKIEVLQLGRWHNLYRHHIEVDSTEYLEGLQSCKQLKYLCLRGISRITELPASIGALSNLRILDLHACHNLERLTESITSLQMLTHLDVSECYLLEGMPRGIGLLTELQVLKGFVIGGSTGKYNCQVAELIRLGKLKKLSIYIGSKVLVTEDELHEVENIKALCVLTITWAVLLSKKGADEQDSAATALLNSLSLPPHLEKLDLRCFPGENMPVWLSPSRLLRLRRLYFTGGMLRTFGEKRMSEQWNIEILRLKFLNDLVLEWTQVNEMFPNLTFLEVFRCSNIESFPCDKDGVWMNYDTQETRE